A window from Dama dama isolate Ldn47 chromosome 11, ASM3311817v1, whole genome shotgun sequence encodes these proteins:
- the EHD3 gene encoding EH domain-containing protein 3, with protein sequence MFSWLRSDDRRRKDPEVFQTVSDGLKKLYRTKLLPLEEHYRFHEFHSPALEDADFDNKPMVLLVGQYSTGKTTFIRYLLEQDFPGMRIGPEPTTDSFISVMRGEVEGIIPGNALVVDPKKPFRKLNAFGNAFLNRFVCAQLPNPVLESISVIDTPGILSGEKQRISRGYDFAAVLEWFAERVDRIILLFDAHKLDISDEFSEVIKALKNHEDKMRVVLNKADQIETQQLMRVYGALMWSLGKIVNTPEVIRVYIGSFWSHPLLIPDNRKLFEAEEQDLFRDIQSLPRNAALRKLNDLIKRARLAKVHAYIISSLKKEMPSMFGKDNKKKELVNNLAEIYGQIEREHQISPGDFPNLKRMQDQLQAQDFSKFQPLKSKLLEVVDDMLAHDIAQLMVLVRQEESQQPAQIVKGGAFEGTLHGPFGHGYGEGAGEGIDDAEWVVARDKPMYDEIFYTLSPVDGKITGANAKKEMVRSKLPNSVLGKIWKLADIDKDGMLDDEEFALANHLIKVKLEGHELPNELPAHLVPPSKRKAAE encoded by the exons ATGTTCAGCTGGCTGCGCTCCGACGACCGCCGGAGGAAGGACCCCGAGGTCTTCCAGACCGTGAGCGATGGGCTCAAGAAACTCTACAGGACCAAGCTGCTGCCCCTGGAAGAGCACTATCGCTTCCACGAGTTTCATTCTCCCGCCCTGGAGGATGCCGATTTCGACAACAAGCCCATGGTGCTGCTGGTGGGCCAGTACTCCACCGGGAAGACCACCTTCATCAG GTATCTCCTGgaacaggatttcccaggcatgaggATTGGGCCGGAGCCGACCACTGACTCCTTCATTTCGGTGATGCGCGGCGAGGTGGAGGGCATCATCCCCGGGAACGCCCTGGTGGTGGATCCTAAGAAACCTTTCAGGAAACTGAACGCCTTTGGCAATGCCTTCTTGAACAG GTTTGTGTGTGCCCAGCTGCCCAACCCTGTGCTAGAGAGCATCAGCGTCATTGACACACCAGGCATCCTCTCCGGGGAGAAGCAGAGGATCAGCAGAG GGTATGACTTCGCTGCCGTCCTCGAATGGTTCGCCGAGCGGGTGGACCGCATCATCCTGCTCTTTGACGCCCACAAGCTGGACATCTCCGATGAGTTCTCGGAAGTCATCAAAGCCCTCAAGAACCACGAGGACAAGATGCGAGTGGTGCTGAACAAGGCCGACCAGATTGAGACGCAGCAGCTGATGCGGGTGTACGGGGCCCTCATGTGGTCCCTGGGCAAGATCGTCAACACGCCGGAGGTGATCCGGGTCTACATCGGCTCCTTCTGGTCCCACCCGCTTCTCATCCCAGACAACCGGAAGCTCTTTGAGGCCGAGGAACAGGACCTGTTCAGAGACATCCAGAGTCTGCCCCGAAACGCTGCCCTGCGCAAGCTGAATGACCTCATCAAGAGAGCCAGGCTGGCCAAG GTTCACGCCTACATCATCAGCTCTCTGAAGAAGGAGATGCCCTCCATGTTCGGAAAGGACAACAAGAAGAAGGAGCTGGTGAACAATCTGGCCGAGATTTATGGCCAGATTGAGCGGGAGCACCAGATCTCACCTGGGGACTTCCCCAACCTGAAGAGGATGCAG gaCCAGCTACAAGCCCAGGATTTTAGCAAATTCCAGCCCCTGAAAAGCAAGCTGCTGGAGGTGGTGGATGACATGCTGGCTCATGACATTGCCCAGCTCATGGTGCTGGTGCGCCAGGAGGAATCCCAGCAGCCCGCCCAGATAGTGAAGGGCGGAGCGTTCGAGGGCACCCTCCACGGCCCCTTCGGGCACGGCTATGGGGAAGGGGCCGGGGAGGGCATCGATGATGCTGAGTGGGTGGTGGCCAGGGACAAGCCCATGTATGATGAGATCTTCTACACCCTGTCACCGGTGGATGGCAAGATCACGGGCGCCAATGCCAAGAAGGAGATGGTGCGCTCCAAGCTGCCCAACAGCGTGCTGGGCAAGATCTGGAAGCTGGCCGACATCGACAAGGATGGCATGCTGGATGATGAGGAGTTCGCACTGGCCAACCACCTCATCAAGGTCAAGCTGGAGGGGCATGAGCTGCCCAATGAGCTGCCCGCCCACCTTGTACCCCCCTCCAAAAGAAAGGCCGCCGAGTGA